AAGCGGTTGATCAATTACAAGCATCAGAAAAATTAATAGCCGGTAAATTGatataacatgtatatatactttatatgaactcgttttttatttttatttttcatccgtaaaaaaaaaagggaagaaaaaaagaacgagaaaagaaaaattaattttctttattctcgttgttaataaaactttttattatatattacatatacatatatatatatgtatatatatatatatgtatgtatatatgtatatgtatatctgtaaaTCTATAGAATTAAACGAAACATgggaagaaaaattgaagagaaCCGAATCGATTCGACTCCAACGCGAAGCTGTTTTTGCTGAAATGGGTGTAGCAGTGAAAGAGGATGGCGTTACAGTTGGTGTATTTTCTCCAAAGAAAACACCACACTTGGTGAATCTAAACGAGGATCCATTGATGTCGGAatgtcttatttattatataaaggaTGGTTTCACACGTATCGGAAGTGCCGAAGCTAATATACCACAGGATATACAACTTTGTGGTCCTCATATATTGAGCGAGCATTGCGTATTTGAAAATCACGAAGGTGTTATCACTCTGATGCCTAAGAAAGATGCATTGATTTATGTAAACGGTCGTGAAATAACCGAACCGATCGTACTGAAAACTGGATCGCGCGTAATCCTTGGGAAAAATCATGTATTTAGGTTCAATCATCCTGATCAAGGTACTTGAACAAttgttttctatatatatatatattatatatatatttttttctatttatttattctatatactttttatattcgtacatacgtgtgtgcgtgcgtggtGATTGTATGTCGTTTGCGTGTCTCGAGAGAgtgtcattattttttattttttttcttcttctttctttgttccatTACGTTAATAAACAGTACgtgaacgaagagagaaaaattcgcCCGCTGAGACACCCGGCAACGGTGAGACCGTTGACTGGAACTTCGCACAAATTGAATTATTAGAGAAACAAGGTATCGATCTTAAATtggaaatggaaaagagattGTTAGTACTAGAGGAACaatttcgaaaggaaaaagaagaggctGATCAGTTCTTCGAAGAACAACGTAAGGTAAGTTCgcatgtattttatttctttttttcttttttctttctttttctctctttctctctttcacttactctctctctctctctctctctctctccctctctctctctctctttttctttaattttctacaattttctttttaccccGCATTACGTCATAAAACTGAagattttttccatttcttttctcgataataGAGTTACGAAGCACGAATAGATGCCTTGCAGAAGCAGgtagaagaacaaagtatgaCTATGTCAATGTATAGCAGTTACACACCAGAGGACTTCAATAATACCGAAGAAGATATATTCGGTATGTATGCTAATGAAATAGCTGTGAAATCGCTGAGTAATATTTGACGAATCGATTTCACGAAATatagtattttaatatcttagtTTACGCAAACATCAAACATTATCGTTTCACCATTGGCACGTTTCTCACTTCGTTAGAACtacgttgaaatattatttgttaatgtgtcgaacttttttttttctcttcgttctctcacGAAATTTCTCCTTATGTtgtaatcgttttttttttgttttttttttttttattattattcttttattcacGCAAGAACCATTCATttgatttgttattattgtgcACCAGTATTACCCGATCGTTATGATTGTAGAGCGTAGTTGACGAAGACATTGGTAACATGCTTGGCTTTTCTGACTGTTTTGCCTGGTGATGGCTTGCATTTCAGTCAACCCCTTGTTTGACGCAGAGAGCAACTGGACCGAGAGAGATTTCCAACTGGCCGCTTGGGCCTTCCGCAAATGGAAGTATCATCAATTTACTAGTCTACGAGATGACCTCTGGGGCAACGCGATATTCCTCAAGGAAGCTAATGCGATTTCGGTCGAACTTAAGAAAAAGGTAACGAACGTAcggagaaagaatttttatattatcactgatatataaatatgtaagtatatatacatatatatatatatatatcagacatatttatatgtttatatatatatttatgtttgtatatttatatctttatatatttaattatatttatatatatatatatatatatatatatatatatttataaatagatattatgtCAGACATATCGACGGatcctattttattattttttaattacaggTTCAGTTCCAATTTACACTATTAACAGATACCCTTTACTCTCCGTTACCCGTTGATCTTTTACCAATTGCAACCGACggcgaagacgaagaagaaagaccgTTTCCTCGCACAATCGTTGCAGTTGAAGTTCAGGATACAAAGAATGGCGCTACACATTATTGGACCTTGGAAAAATTAAGGTAATTAAGATTAGTTTGTTaataagatagaaaggaagtttattttttattttgaaaaaagaatttattactGAAATAAATCATTCCGTAGGCTGAGGTTAGAACTCATGCGTGAAATGTATCACAATGAGGCAGAACTTTCACCAACGTCCCCagattttaatatcgaaactATCACGGGTGGTGATCCATTTTACGATCGTTTCCCTTGGTTCCGCATGGTTGGAAGgtgaatattataatttttaacataacACATACACGCGATGTTGCAATatgattatcattaattttgatttatagaTCATTCGTATATCTAAGTAATTTGATGTATCCTGTACCACTTATTCACAAAGTGGCAATAGTCAACGAGAAAGGAGATGTCAAAGGTTATTTACGAGTAGCCGTACAAGGTGTCGTTGGTAGGTGTTGAAAATAATACGTagaatatgataattaaaattttgtgttcctgttttttccttttggaaATAGATTTAAGTATACGGAGaggacaatttttttttaggagaagaaaatagtgAATATTCTAGCGGCGTTAGACAGTCGGctcatatttctttcgaagatGATTTATTCGGTGGACACAAACATAACAAACGCAACACTCTTCTAACTCAAACTTTGGAAAAGAATCGTCAAATACTCATCAACGATGATCGCGTGATAGGACATAACGAATTACACAAGGATTTGAAAGATGAGGATGACATAGGTGATGCCGATAGTGGAAGAGGTGATAGTTCAGTTTCCAGCGATATGAAGGAGGAAGATCTACCAGATCATTTACAACTCGGTGCAGAATTTACATTCAGAGTTACGGTGTTACAGGCTATGGGTATTTCGACCGAGTATGCAGATATTTTCTGTCAATTCAAGTACGTAGATAATGATGCGTTCAGTCAAagcaaatatttacaaaattttactTCAACAAATCAATCAAACCGAATGTAATTACattgttaaatttaattatttaagtttCTTACACCGACACGACGAAGCATTTTCAACGGAACCGGCAAAGAACACCACCAAAGGAAATCCACCTGGATTTTATCATGTACAAAATGTAAGTGACGATACaacgatcaaagaaaaatataatacgatcaatttcgaacgattctaatatatttgatataatatatcgtacaGATTACAGTTACGGTCACGAAATCTTTCTTGGAATATCTTAAATCACAACCGATTGTATTTGAGATCTTTGGACATTATCAGCAACATCCGTTACACAAGGATGCTAAACTAGAATAGTTAGTATAAACgatatctatacacacacacatataatgttaatattatcttCTATTCTAGTTCTTCCATTGCATCGAAACGTCTAAGtctttgtttctatttatctactaGCGTACGACAACCACCGAAAAGGATGTTACCACCGTCAATACCGATCAGTCAACCTGTACGTTCACCAAAGTTTGGTAGCGTTTTACCATCACCAAGTACTTCACACGTTCATGCAAAATACGATGTGCTCGTATGGTTTGAAATTTGCGAGTTAGCACCAAACGGTGAATACGTTCCATCTGTTGTCGATCATAGCGATGATTTACCTTGCCGTGGATTATTCCTCCTTCATCAAGGGATTCAACGTCGTATTCGTATCACGATCGTACACGAGCCTGCTTCCGAATTACGATGGAAAGACGTAAGAGAACTCGTTGTAGGTCGTATTAGGAATACACCAGAACCGGAAGAAGAGGACAACGACTCCTCCGTACTTTCATTGGGATTATTCCCAGGTGAATATCTTGAAGTTCCAGGTGACGACAGATGTATGTTCAGATTTGAAGCAGCCTGGGACAGTTCTTTGCACAATTCGGCCTTGCTTAACAGGGTCACGTCTTACGGTGAACAAATATTCATGACTATCTCCGCATACCTTGAGGTTTGTTTCCCCGTTTaacaagaatagaaaattatatacatatatatatatacatattttttttctattaagcGACATTTTCTTAAACATATAAATcctttgatttgattttaGTTGGAGAATTGTGGTAGACCAGCAATCATTACAAAAGATCTAAGCATGATTATTTATGGCAGAGATGCCAGGGTCGGGCCAAGATCTTTGAAACATCTGTTCAGTGGAAGTTATCGAAATCAAGAAGCGAATCGGCTTAGCGGCGTCTATGAATTGGTGCTGCGACGTTCATCGGAAGCAGGTAGCCCAGGTTTGTCCTGTGTATCCCTTAGTGTAGCAGCTTGCTACTATCTATCCTAAGTTACAGCGAATTAAAACGTTTGCACTatgatcgttattattatgacAAACATAACAGAATacattattgaataatttttgagacgacgatcgatattttgatCTTAATATATCTGCAATATACTTGACGTTTTAAATACATAACGACGATCTCGTTCATGCTTTTTCTATTGGCGTATATCAGCTTCGTCTATTTGTTCAAACGCGAGGCTTCGTGCAGACATTTCAGTAAAAGCGTTAAAATGTTTTATGGAAATTTACACGTCTATTACACTATTCGCATCgaacttctttcctttcgtttattACATTAGGCGTACAAAGGCGACAACGTCGTGTATTAGACACGAGTTCTACGTACGTCAGAGGCGAAGAAAATCTTCACGGCTGGAGACCACGAGGAGACAGTTTGATCTTCGATCACCAATGGGAACTTGAGAAATTAACGAGATTGGAAGAGGTTGAAAGGGTCAGACATACTCTACTTTTAAGAGAGAAACTTGGCATCGACAAAATGCCCATGTGCAATAAACCATTACACGATTTCACGAAAAGCGAAAAGGTTATTAATATCccgttaattaatattcttatttatcgtTTGAACTTATAAGACTGAAACTATTAAAGCTTAAACTTTtacttaaatttataaaaacaaattggtCGTTGCGACGTCCTTTTCTAGGAGGTTTGTAACATGGTAGCAAAAGCTACGAACGAATCACACGCCAGCCCGGTCAAACTCAAACGTTCAACCAGCAAAGACGTTTATGAACCTTGGGAAATGACtgacagggagagagaattggcaactaaatatattaaacttaTCCAAGGTAGAATTCCAAGCAAAGAACCGATTTTATTATCAGACGTTTCGCCAGGAGAAGATACGATGGGTGATATGTCGGCATCCATGCTATCATCGGTTTTGTCTTCATCGTCACAAGAGTTAGTTTACAGACAACTTaatcctatttttcttctcgtttgttTATAAGAACTGaacgcgttaaaaaaaaattaacatttttctccttttcttttcttctttttttcttttccttttgtacaGATTGAGTTCACCCGAAAGAGCCAAATTGCAAGAACTTCAAGAAAGCATATTGGCTAGCGAGACAATTGGTCAATCGTGTACAGCACCTGCTCCAATGGGATCGTCCTCACCTTCTAAAGAAAATCTAGTGTTGTATGTACCGGAAGTCGAAGAGATACGTATCAGTCCTGTCATTGCTAGGAAAGGATATTTGAATGTTTTAGAACACAAGACTAATGGATGGAAAAAACGTTGGGTTGTaagtttaaaaaaggaatataaattatatcgtcgAAAACTTGCTTATATTGCTTTCTCaaatgtttcatttctttttttttctttctttctacgtagGCAGTACGTCGACCATACGTTTTGATCTtccgagaagaaaaagatcccGTAGAAAGAGCTTTGATTAATTTAGCAACTGCTCAAGTAGAATACTCGGAGGATCAGTTGGCTATGGTGAAAGTACCAAACACGTTCAGGTTagtaaaaaattcattcgttcaGTCAAccattctttcatttatctatttttgtcAAAAAGTATTAAACATTAAGAACTTCATTTAATagacacacgcacacacacatatatatatattattattattttttatagcgTCGTGACAAAACACCGTGGTTATCTTCTTCAGACTTTAGGTGACAAGGAAGTATACGATTGGTTGTACGCTATCAATCCACTTCTAGCTGGCCAGATAAGGTATGCGTCTGATGAAATATGATTAACGATTctttaaatgataattttcttctcgaaatcACTTGTTTTAGATCAAAATTGGCACGCAAAGGCCCGGTTACTAGATCCTTAAACAACGTTTCACCGACTGGTGTAACTTCGGCGTCGGAACAACAATCGAATCAAACCAAGTGAGTGATCGATGCCTTGCTGGAGGTAACCGGCGCCGTTGCAAGAGCCTCCAAGAAAATATTCCGTTGGCCAAAAGCGACATTTTCGGCCCAGGACTTCTATAGTTTTCGATTTTCAGTAGTCATCGAGTGATCGTCGCGACAAGAGAACGTCGTCGACGAGGTTATTCGCTAAACCGACGATCTTGATATCTCGGAATCTCGTTTAAGGATACATACGTTATTTTATCATACACAGACAAACacatttacacatacacacatatacacacaagGATACATACAAAATACTTACAAAAATACACACGTAATCGCGTATACACGAGATAGGCGCTAATATaccaaatgaaaagaaaaacaaggatataatacagaaaagaaaagaaagaagaaactgaACGATCGCGTAAACCagaaaaaaactaataataaagcaaaataataaagcaaaataaataaatgcccTGCTTACTTCGCCTACGTGCaggattgaaaaaaaaaaaaaagtaaaaaagaaaagcgaaataCATTCTCTTCTATGAATAGCAACAtgctgaaaagaaaaaaataaaataaaataataataataataaaaaaaaaatcattgtaCCTTTTAGCGTTTTAGCCGAGAGCACTTTCGCGGTTCGCGTTTCTCGGTACGTTTCGATTTCTTGCGAAATGTCGCCGACGAGACACAGCAAGGAAAGTTCGCAGGGAATTTCATAAATCAGTCTAcatgtatatttctatttattctctttcattttcttcttggtacttttttttttctttttttttctttctttctttccttctcttctttttttttcttctatcccttttcttctttccgctTCCAATcttatggaagaaaaaaaaggtattcGTTAAATCTCTCGAAAAGACGTGCGTCCAAAAACACATTGGTGGTGTTTGCGTGTTGAATGCGTTTATGCCTAATATTGTGAAGTGCGTttagagggaaaaaaaagaaataaggaagaagtagaacaagaaggaaagagtGTTGGGAAGAATGGTAGAAGGGGTGAGGGTGGGAGAAGGGGGAGGATAGACGAGAGAAAACTCTCTTatctcatttttaaataattatttatttgccGATCACATATACGAAATAcgacgcatatatatatatacaaaataaacatagacacacatacaaacacgtatacacatacatacacacattacCAAAGAAGAACCACATCGATGAGTATGTAAACAAATTGAATTACTATtaaagtatgtatatgtatatcgttacGAGGTGTCctttatttgttatatgaaGGAGGTGAGATAATCTTTAGGAGattataacgaaaagaaattattttccattatatATCGACGTGTGTGTTTCACGTGCAGCTCACGCGTTTCAGCTTTCATCCTTATCAGACATTTCTATGTGCTGTAGtatccatttaaaaaaatgccTCGTTCGAAATGGTGCacaagtgtaaaaaaaaaaaaaagcgagaaaaaagaaagagcgagagggagagagagagagagagacaatgtTTGcgagggaaggaaagagaggtggggaaagaataaaaccttaaaaaaaaatgcagagatagattgagagagagagagagagagagagaaaggagacagaaagatgatgatgatggcgTCGGATGACGTAATGTTTAAAAATGGAATTAAAAATCTCTCTTCATAATCTCGGAGAGATCGTGTTAAGACTGCAAGAGGCTCTGTAGTAGTACTTAACTATTCTTCTCTTATCGAAGCTTTCGTTCTTGTTGTATGTCTAAACGCAATCGTTTAACTCGTAGAAAAACTCGAGGAAACgattatgtaaaatatgttatttacGATTATAAGTATAAAAGATGATATATCTCTTTCATGTGAGCGGAGGATAGAGTGATATTCTACGATTAAAATGGACAATGAAATTGTGAATTAATGTCATTTTGAacatttgattattatatataatgaccGCATTCGAACGATTATAAGCGATAACATTGCCCTAAGCGCTTCGCGACTTTCTTCTAGGGAAAGtaataagaggaaaaaaaaaagatgaaaagaaaaagaaaaagataaaaaaaggagtatAAAGAGTATAAATCTTTTACTTATCTGGACCTACCGTGTCAAagatgatgaaaataaaaatgatctatgACCGATATGGAAATACAGCATTTCTGTCTATTGCAATGAGTTTCTCGGCAAAACCCTTTTTACTCGGAGTTAGTTAGTTacaaattgttattatcgtttaatagTAGCAAATGATGACAAACAATATATATGCCCGCCATATCATTTCGAGTAAATATATTCGAGTAATAAAGCGATAGTgtacaagaaaaaacaattaaaaaaaaaaaacaaggaacagaaaaggaaacacACAGCATGCTATTGAAGCATATTTAAAAAGCATAGAATTTTTTctgttaattttttcttattaatatacaatttattagctagataatatgatatatatatatatatatatatatatatatatatatacacacacacacacatatcgtattataaccatcattatatatatatgtgtgtgtgcgcgtgtgtatatgttttaCAGAGGAATACTTCGAGTATAAAGGGTtagatatatgaaatattttaacaatgcATGCACACGTATTACCTCGAACAaaagtaatatgtatatgttagatattatttgttattcagttccttttttttttttttttttttattagatcgcGTTTCGAAACTGAATTTAAAATACTCGAATCATTGGTATAAAAAGTGTATGTAATAGAAATCAATCgataaataggaaaaagacAAAGGTACAAAAAAAAGGGATGACGGGGAGAACGGAGAAAGGAAGGGGGTGGGGGTTGCATCTAACTTGGAccaaattttgttatatagattattttattattcttgattactatttttgaaaaatgttatatatagatatttcaaatcttatttccatttctcattttctctttttttatttgattcgtaaaattgatcgatttaaaaatataatcgattttttttttttttttttttttttttgacagaATCTTCTCGTATACTTCGAAgcagtattattaatattcttacttttttttcttttgacacATTTCTTATAGCAAGAGTGCAATGTTAataatcgatctttcgaaTCGGTGTAACGAACCATTtcgttataaacaaaaaatttgtttttatatctttaagaagatagaaaaagagagagagagagagagggagagagagagaatgtatgtTATTAGATGAGAGGACATAATTGTGTAATAGGATGACGTAGCCAAAAAAGacagaaatgaataaaaaaaaagtccccacgaaaaaaaacgatcaataaaaatatccaATCTGATTGATAtaattctctctcgttcagtattatttaattacttttttcgttttatgttTTTGTTACTTTCTGCTCGAGATTAATCGATGGGGCTAAGTCATCCTAATCCTGTCACGCAAACTTTTGGCTTCATAATTGTTGAAAAATAAGTTCGACGAATCTTCGACACCATTGACATTTTCGCTTTGCTAAATGTCGTGTTTCATAAGgctgtatacatatgtatatatgtataaattattagtattattatttaatttaatttaatttaatttaatttaatttaatttaacttaattcgattaattttgtatcgacgacgacgatagacacagacacagacacagatatacacacacacacacacatacacatggcGTAACacatatgtaggtacatacatatatacatacatatatgtatgtgttgtACTTGATATCGTTCATTACCCTCGTCGTAATACATAATGTAGAACGAGAGACAgaaagtaaaggaagaaaaatgtgtaaagaagaaaaatatgcaaagaagaagaagaataagaacaagaacaagaagaggaggagaaggcgaaaaaagaagattaaaaaaaaagggaaagaaaaaacgagaagaaaaagaagaaaatgaaatagtgCGGCAgagaatttttcttaactttgATCTTAGATCGTGTtgaggaaaacgaaaaagaaaacttattaataattgaagaACGACTATAAAgagtataaagagagagagatagagagaaagaaagaaaagggggaagaaaaatatcgttaagggttgcaagagagaaagagaaagaaaaaaaaataaaataaaataaaaacaaaatataatataatacgagaaagagaaagagagaagagagagagagagagagagagagagagagagagagagagagagagatagaaaatcgGAAAACGATAATTTGAGAGTGCTTATGCGTGCGTGTGCGTTCGTATGCGTGTGTgatgcgtgtgtgtgcgcgcacgTCTGTATTGTAGCCTCGCGTCGTCGACGATGTATCGAAATGTTTcttcaaaagtaaaaaatatgcaACAGTTGCAATGTTTCAAGCACAGCTTATAAAAAGCGGATTTAAACATAAAAGAgatgacaaaagaaaaagagagagagagagagagagagagagagagataaagagatctCGATAAGACGATGCACACGCGTTTCTCCCACCtttctatgtaattattatcatcatcaatttgtttcttttttttttttttttttttctttaaattaattccTCTTACCTTAATCTTGTTTTTGgtggaggagagggagagggggtGGTGGtgaaatttacataaaatgaagtacattttaattatttctttatcctcCTATtaaacgttctttctttttcttcttttttgtttatcttatcgaaatgtgaaaaatgaaattgcagattgaaagaggaagaagaatcgatcgcgaagaaataaaattttgataaatctttttataaattaatagacGTTCGTCATATAGATcgatatatactacatatgtgtatatataggttTTGTCAACTTTCCCCTAAACCTCCCTCCCCTTTCCCTACCGCCCCCGTTTTCTTCGTGCACCACCGATCGTTGGTGACCTCATTAAGCGCCTAactttaataatgaaataaataatcgaccGACGAACGAGCATCACCCGTATAAAATCGTAATATCGCTCTTTGTATTTATCATATCGTATAATTCTGTATAAAGTGCTTGTTATAAATGTAAACGATGTAATATTTACGTTGATCGATTTGTTGCAACGATAATTACGCGAATAATTGCGTcgagtattaattattagctGACTTAAGACATAAGTCGCATTGTAAAGTTTAGGCTAAGAGACGGATTAATCGTTATTACGACGAAGTTATCGATATCTTAcagctattattattattattattattattattattattattattat
Above is a window of Vespula vulgaris chromosome 4, iyVesVulg1.1, whole genome shotgun sequence DNA encoding:
- the LOC127063252 gene encoding kinesin-like protein unc-104 isoform X5, which encodes MSSVKVAVRVRPFNNREISREAQCIIEMSGSTTSIVNPKAPAGSKDAIKSFNYDYSYFSMDPSDSNYSSQIMVYKDIGEEMLEHAFEGYNVCIFAYGQTGAGKSYTMMGKQEEGQEGIIPQICKDLFRKISRNSSEQLKYSVEVSYMEIYCERVRDLLNPKNKGNLRVREHPLLGPYVEDLSKLAVMSYQDIHDLIDEGNKARTVAATNMNETSSRSHAVFTIFFTQQRQDSTTGLATEKVSKISLVDLAGSERADSTGAKGTRLKEGANINKSLTTLGKVISALAEIATKKKKKADFIPYRDSVLTWLLRENLGGNSKTAMIAAVSPADINYDETLSTLRYADRAKQIVCKAVVNEDANAKLIRELKEEIQKLRELLKQEGIDVQEGDEIIRTNKREDDYKESRSRIPSHTTSTIAEEAVDQLQASEKLIAELNETWEEKLKRTESIRLQREAVFAEMGVAVKEDGVTVGVFSPKKTPHLVNLNEDPLMSECLIYYIKDGFTRIGSAEANIPQDIQLCGPHILSEHCVFENHEGVITLMPKKDALIYVNGREITEPIVLKTGSRVILGKNHVFRFNHPDQVRERREKNSPAETPGNGETVDWNFAQIELLEKQGIDLKLEMEKRLLVLEEQFRKEKEEADQFFEEQRKSYEARIDALQKQVEEQSMTMSMYSSYTPEDFNNTEEDIFESNWTERDFQLAAWAFRKWKYHQFTSLRDDLWGNAIFLKEANAISVELKKKVQFQFTLLTDTLYSPLPVDLLPIATDGEDEEERPFPRTIVAVEVQDTKNGATHYWTLEKLRLRLELMREMYHNEAELSPTSPDFNIETITGGDPFYDRFPWFRMVGRSFVYLSNLMYPVPLIHKVAIVNEKGDVKGYLRVAVQGVVGEENSEYSSGVRQSAHISFEDDLFGGHKHNKRNTLLTQTLEKNRQILINDDRVIGHNELHKDLKDEDDIGDADSGRGDSSVSSDMKEEDLPDHLQLGAEFTFRVTVLQAMGISTEYADIFCQFNFLHRHDEAFSTEPAKNTTKGNPPGFYHVQNITVTVTKSFLEYLKSQPIVFEIFGHYQQHPLHKDAKLEYVRQPPKRMLPPSIPISQPVRSPKFGSVLPSPSTSHVHAKYDVLVWFEICELAPNGEYVPSVVDHSDDLPCRGLFLLHQGIQRRIRITIVHEPASELRWKDVRELVVGRIRNTPEPEEEDNDSSVLSLGLFPGEYLEVPGDDRCMFRFEAAWDSSLHNSALLNRVTSYGEQIFMTISAYLELENCGRPAIITKDLSMIIYGRDARVGPRSLKHLFSGSYRNQEANRLSGVYELVLRRSSEAGVQRRQRRVLDTSSTYVRGEENLHGWRPRGDSLIFDHQWELEKLTRLEEVERVRHTLLLREKLGIDKMPMCNKPLHDFTKSEKEVCNMVAKATNESHASPVKLKRSTSKDVYEPWEMTDRERELATKYIKLIQGRIPSKEPILLSDVSPGEDTMGDMSASMLSSVLSSSSQELSSPERAKLQELQESILASETIGQSCTAPAPMGSSSPSKENLVLYVPEVEEIRISPVIARKGYLNVLEHKTNGWKKRWVAVRRPYVLIFREEKDPVERALINLATAQVEYSEDQLAMVKVPNTFSVVTKHRGYLLQTLGDKEVYDWLYAINPLLAGQIRSKLARKGPVTRSLNNVSPTGVTSASEQQSNQTK